One window of Methanothermobacter tenebrarum genomic DNA carries:
- a CDS encoding GIY-YIG nuclease family protein, protein MIIRIGKTLSLNVGALGRVKIERGYYVYVGSAFNSLKARIKRHLSGDKRIHWHVDYLLAHEDAMIEDVIFTADKRQLECLISNGLENQGSIWGFGCSDCKCRSHLHYYKDLGVAKNAILNVMGELGVKVMFLEDLKL, encoded by the coding sequence TTGATTATTAGGATAGGGAAAACTTTATCTTTGAATGTTGGGGCCCTTGGTAGGGTTAAAATAGAACGTGGATATTATGTATATGTTGGTTCTGCTTTTAATTCATTAAAGGCGAGGATTAAGAGACATCTTTCAGGTGATAAGAGGATCCATTGGCATGTCGATTATCTTCTAGCCCATGAAGATGCGATGATAGAGGATGTGATATTCACAGCAGATAAAAGGCAGCTTGAATGCCTGATATCCAATGGATTAGAAAATCAGGGGTCCATATGGGGTTTTGGATGTTCTGATTGTAAGTGCAGATCCCATCTACATTATTATAAGGATCTTGGGGTTGCGAAGAATGCGATTTTAAATGTTATGGGAGAATTAGGCGTCAAGGTCATGTTCCTCGAGGATCTAAAACTCTAA
- the cfbC gene encoding Ni-sirohydrochlorin a,c-diamide reductive cyclase ATP-dependent reductase subunit, with amino-acid sequence MTKKIAIYGKGGIGKSTIVANIAASYSQEYNVLVIGCDPKADTTRTLYGSRIPTVLSILRENKEPHPEEVVYRGYNNISCVESGGPEPGVGCAGRGVIVAMNLLERLGVFEESFDIIIYDVLGDVVCGGFAVPLREEFADEVYIVTSGEYMSLYAANNIAKGIKKLKSRLGGIICNCKGIRDEAKIVGSFAERIGSKVIGVIPRSELVPKSEIEAMTVIEKFPNSKQAMVYHELAGRIYENKDFTVPEPLAMDEFEEFFKELKNGSF; translated from the coding sequence TTGACAAAAAAAATAGCAATCTATGGAAAAGGCGGTATTGGGAAATCAACCATCGTCGCCAACATAGCAGCCTCCTACTCCCAAGAATATAACGTGCTCGTTATAGGCTGCGACCCCAAAGCCGACACCACAAGGACACTATACGGTTCAAGGATACCCACAGTACTATCCATCCTAAGGGAAAACAAAGAACCCCACCCTGAGGAGGTAGTGTACAGGGGCTATAATAATATATCATGTGTCGAGAGCGGCGGCCCCGAGCCAGGGGTTGGCTGCGCCGGCCGTGGGGTTATAGTTGCCATGAACCTCCTTGAAAGACTTGGCGTCTTTGAGGAATCCTTTGACATAATCATATATGACGTGCTCGGCGATGTTGTATGCGGGGGCTTCGCAGTACCATTAAGGGAAGAATTCGCAGATGAAGTTTACATTGTAACATCAGGAGAATACATGTCACTCTATGCAGCTAATAATATAGCTAAAGGTATAAAGAAACTCAAAAGCAGACTCGGGGGGATAATCTGCAACTGTAAGGGTATCAGGGATGAGGCCAAGATCGTGGGATCTTTCGCAGAAAGGATAGGATCGAAGGTTATAGGGGTCATACCAAGGAGTGAACTTGTACCTAAAAGCGAAATCGAGGCAATGACTGTTATAGAAAAATTCCCAAATTCGAAACAGGCCATGGTCTATCACGAGCTTGCTGGGAGAATCTATGAAAACAAGGATTTCACAGTACCAGAGCCACTCGCCATGGACGAATTCGAAGAATTCTTCAAAGAACTCAAAAATGGGAGTTTTTAG
- a CDS encoding CBS domain-containing protein yields MIKVEDAMQKNVITIKNDMRIEEAARILRENRISGAPVLDKNNRLVGILSEGDIIRLLEVHSPKLNLILPSPLDLIELPIRMKHEYDEIVKGIKKAALTLVDEIMTRKPITIKPEQSVSDAAELMDKHKIKRLPVVDDEGNLIGIITRGDIIGALVKT; encoded by the coding sequence TTGATAAAAGTAGAAGATGCGATGCAAAAAAATGTTATAACAATCAAAAATGACATGAGGATAGAAGAAGCCGCTAGAATATTAAGGGAGAACAGGATAAGCGGCGCCCCAGTCCTAGACAAAAACAATAGACTAGTTGGCATATTAAGTGAAGGGGACATCATAAGACTCCTCGAAGTCCACTCCCCCAAATTAAACCTAATACTACCATCCCCCCTGGATCTAATAGAATTACCCATCAGAATGAAACATGAATATGATGAAATAGTGAAGGGAATAAAAAAGGCTGCACTAACACTAGTTGATGAGATAATGACACGAAAACCCATCACGATAAAACCAGAACAATCAGTATCAGACGCCGCCGAACTCATGGACAAACATAAAATAAAGAGACTGCCAGTAGTAGACGATGAAGGCAACCTCATAGGCATCATCACAAGGGGCGATATCATAGGAGCGCTGGTAAAAACATAA
- a CDS encoding U32 family peptidase has product MVELLAPARDFPSISAALKNGADAVYIGMEGCNLRANVSNFSLEDIKEATRMIHDNNKRVYVCTNTILKDKDLKELESKLPSLHSFEVDALIVSDLGAIDLAVDNGLNVHVSVQANISNTRSLDVLKKMGAERVILSRELSLDDIKEIVRKSPLEVEVFVHGALCMAISGRCLLSYHLYGKSANHGECLQPCRKAWKLISEDGETLILEAGQGNIQSYILSPRDLCMIEHIPSLIDAGIHALKIEGRARPADYVATVTRVYREAIDSHLNGSWEFKRKWIRELEKVFNRGFDEGFYFNNPKQGPPQNRAKYIKKDIGQVLNYYRKAGAAEIRLWDKLKIGDDIIIQGKTTGSITEKVKSLQINGKNVKKAEKCRVGVKVTDRVRPGDLVYKIMEKGNNG; this is encoded by the coding sequence ATGGTTGAACTTTTAGCACCTGCTAGAGATTTCCCCTCAATTTCTGCAGCCCTTAAAAATGGTGCCGATGCAGTCTATATTGGCATGGAAGGATGTAACCTACGTGCTAATGTCTCTAATTTCAGTCTAGAGGATATAAAAGAGGCCACGAGGATGATCCATGACAACAATAAAAGAGTATATGTTTGTACGAACACCATCCTCAAGGACAAGGATCTTAAGGAGCTAGAATCGAAGCTACCATCACTACACAGTTTTGAAGTGGACGCTCTAATAGTATCAGATCTTGGAGCCATCGACCTAGCCGTTGATAATGGACTCAACGTCCATGTAAGCGTTCAAGCCAACATATCCAATACTAGAAGTTTAGATGTGCTCAAGAAGATGGGGGCTGAAAGGGTTATATTATCAAGAGAGCTTTCACTTGATGATATAAAAGAAATCGTGAGAAAGTCTCCCTTAGAGGTTGAGGTCTTCGTCCACGGAGCCCTTTGCATGGCAATATCGGGGCGCTGCCTCCTAAGCTATCACCTTTATGGTAAAAGCGCAAATCATGGGGAATGCCTCCAACCATGCAGAAAAGCTTGGAAACTGATATCAGAAGATGGTGAGACACTAATATTAGAGGCTGGTCAAGGGAACATCCAAAGTTATATTCTAAGTCCAAGAGACCTTTGCATGATAGAACATATACCATCCCTTATTGATGCTGGGATACATGCCCTCAAAATCGAGGGAAGAGCAAGACCAGCAGACTATGTTGCGACAGTAACACGTGTTTACAGGGAAGCCATAGACTCTCACCTCAACGGTTCATGGGAATTTAAAAGGAAATGGATCAGAGAACTTGAAAAAGTATTCAACAGAGGATTTGATGAAGGATTTTATTTTAACAATCCAAAACAGGGACCCCCACAAAACCGGGCCAAGTATATTAAAAAGGACATAGGCCAAGTCTTAAACTATTACAGGAAAGCGGGAGCGGCTGAAATCAGACTCTGGGACAAACTCAAAATAGGAGATGATATAATAATCCAGGGGAAAACCACAGGCTCAATAACAGAGAAGGTGAAATCATTACAGATAAATGGAAAAAACGTTAAAAAGGCCGAGAAGTGTAGGGTGGGGGTCAAAGTAACAGATAGGGTAAGACCCGGAGACCTCGTATATAAGATAATGGAAAAAGGGAATAATGGGTGA